The following proteins are encoded in a genomic region of Pan troglodytes isolate AG18354 chromosome 2, NHGRI_mPanTro3-v2.0_pri, whole genome shotgun sequence:
- the USF3 gene encoding basic helix-loop-helix domain-containing protein USF3 isoform X2: MRRLQKSSTVERHRKKKINAGINRIGELIPCSPALKQSKNMILDQAFKYITELKRQNDELLLNGGNNEQAEEIKKLRKQLEEIQKENGRYIELLKANDICLYDDPTIHWKGNLKNSKVSVVIPSDQVQKNIIVYSNGNQPGGNSQGTAVQGITFNVSHNLQKQTANVVPVQRTCNLVTPVSISGVYPSENKPWHQTTVPALATNQPVPLCLPAAISAQSILELPTSESESNVLGATSGSLIAVSIESEPHQHHSLHTCLNDQNSSENKNGQENPKVLKKMTPCVTNIPHSSSATATKVHHGNKSCMSIQDFRGDFQNTFVVSVTTTVCSQPPRTAGDSSPMSISKSADLTSTATVVASSAPGVGKATIPISTLSGNPLDNGWTLSCSLPSSSVSTSDLKNINSLTRISSAGNTQTTWTTLQLAGNTIQPLSQTPSSAVTPVLNESGTSPTTSNHSRHVATDINLNNSFPADGQPVEQVVVTLPSCPSLPMQPLIAQPQVKSQPPKNILPLNSAMQVIQMAQPVGSAVNAAPTNQNVIILQPPSTTPCPTVMRAEVPNQTVGQQIVIIQAANQNPLPLLPAPPPGSVRLPINGANTVIGSNNSVQNVPTPQTFGGKHLVHILPRPSSLSASNSTQTFSVTMSNQQPQTISLNGQLFALQPVMSSSGTTNQTPMQIIQPTTSEDPNTNVALNTFGALASLNQSISQMAGQSCVQLSISQPANSQTAANSQTTTANCVSLTTTAAPPVTTDSSATLASTYNLVSTSSMNTVACLPNMKPKRLNKKPGGRKHLAANKSACPLNSVRDVSKLDCPNTEGSAEPPCNDGLLESFPAVLPSVSVSQANSVSVSASHSLGVLSSESLIPESVSKSKSAEKSSPPSQESVTSEHFAMVAAKSKDSTPNLQQETSQDKPPSSLALSDAAKPCASANVLIPSPSDPHILVSQVPGLSSTTSTTSTDCVSEVEIIAEPCRVEQDSSDTMQTTGLLKGQGLTTLLSDLAKKKNPQKSSLSHQMDHPDFSSENPKIVDSSVNLHPKQELLLMNNDDRDPPQHHSCLPDQEVINGSLITGRQADSPMSTSSGSSRSFSVASMLPETTREDVTSNATTNTCDSCTFVEQTDIVALAARAIFDQENLEKGRVGLQADIREVASKPSEASLLEGDPPFKSQIPKESGTGQAEATPNEFNSQGSIEATMERPLEKPSCSLGIKTSNASLQDSTSQPPSITSLSVNNLIHQSSISHPLASCAGLSPTSEQTTVPATVNLTVSSSSYGSQPPGPSLMTEYSQEQLNTMTSTIPNSQIQEPLLKPSHESRKDSAKRAVQDDLLLSSAKRQKHCQPAPLRLESMSLMSRTPDTISDQTQMMVSQIPPNSSNSVVPVSNPAHGDGLTRLFPPSNNFVTPALRQTEVQCGSQPSVAEQQQTQASQHLQALQQHVPAQGVSHLHSNHLYIKQQQQQQQQQQQQAGQLRERHHLYQMQHHVPHAESSVHSQPHNVHQQRTLQQEVQMQKKRNLVQGTQTSQLSLQPKHHGTDQSRSKSGQPHPHHQQMQQQMQQHFGSSQTEKSCENPSTSRNHHNHPQNHLSQDIMHQQQDVGSRQQGSGVSSEHVSGHNPMQRLLTSRGLEQQMVSQPSIVTRSSDMTCTPHRPERNRVSSYSAEALIGKTSSNSEQRMGISIQGSRVSDQLEMRSYLDVPRNKSLAIHNMQGRVDHTVASDIRLSDCQTFKPSGASQQPQSNFEVQSSRNNEIGNPVSSLRSMQSQAFRISQNTGPPPIDRQKRLPYPPVQSIPTGNGIPSRDSENTCHQSFMQSLLAPHLSDQVIGSQRSLSEHQRNTQCGPSSAIEYNCPPTHENVHIRRESESQNRESCDMSLGAINTRNSTLNIPFSSSSSSGDIQGRNTSPNVSVQKSNPMRITESHATKGHMNPPVTTNMHGVARPALPHPSVSHGNGDQGPAVRQANSSVPQRSRHPLQDSSGSKIRQPERNRSGNQRQSTVFDPSLPHLPLSTGGSMILGRQQPATEKRGSIVRFMPDSPQVPNDNSGPDQHTLSQNFGFSFIPEGGMNPPINANASFIPQVTQPSATRTPALIPVDPQNTLPSFYPPYSPAHPTLSNDISIPYFPNQMFSNPSTEKVNSGSLNNRFGSILSPPRPVGFAQPSFPLLPDMPPMHMTNSHLSNFNMTSLFPEIATALPDGSAMSPLLTIANSSASDSSKQSSNRPAHNISHILGHDCSSAV, translated from the exons ATGAGACGCCTACAAAAAAGCAGCACAG TGGAGAGgcatagaaagaagaaaatcaatgcTGGGATAAACAGAATAGGAGAGCTGATCCCATGTTCTCCTGCCCTGAAGCAG AGCAAGAATATGATCCTGGACCAAGCCTTTAAATATATAACAGAATTGAAAAGGCAAAATGATGAACTCCTGCTTAATGGAGGAAACAATGAACAAG ctgaagaaataaaaaagctacGGAAACAACTGGAAGAAATCCAAAAAGAAAATGGCCGATATATTGAATTACTGAAAGCTAATGACATATGCTTATATGATGACCCCACAATTCACTGGAAAGGAAATCTTAAAAACTCAAAGGTCTCTGTTGTTATTCCTAGTGACCAGGTTcaaaaaaatattattgtttaTTCCAACGGGAATCAGCCTGGTGGAAACAGCCAGGGAACAGCTGTTCAGGGGATAACTTTTAATGTTAGTCATAATTTACAAAAGCAGACCGCCAATGTGGTGCCAGTACAGAGGACTTGCAATCTTGTGACTCCTGTATCTATTTCTGGAGTTTACCCTTCTGAAAACAAGCCATGGCATCAGACCACAGTTCCTGCATTGGCTACCAACCAGCCTGTTCCTCTTTGTCTTCCTGCTGCCATTTCTGCTCAGAGTATTCTCGAGCTTCCCACATCTGAAAGCGAATCAAATGTGCTTGGTGCCACTAGTGGCTCACTGATTGCTGTTTCAATTGAATCTGAGCCTCACCAACATCATTCTTTGCACACATGTCTAAATGATCAAAATTCTTCTGAAAATAAGAATGGACAAGAGAACCCCAAAGTATTGAAGAAAATGACCCCTTGTGTTACAAACATCCCCCACAGCTCCTCAGCAACTGCCACTAAAGTGCACCATGGAAACAAGTCCTGCATGAGCATACAGGACTTCAGAGGTGATTTTCAAAACACTTTTGTTGTTTCAGTTACCACCACAGTCTGCTCGCAGCCTCCCAGAACTGCAGGTGATTCTTCTCCAATGAGCATTAGTAAGAGTGCAGACTTGACAAGTACAGCTACAGTGGTGGCATCATCTGCCCCTGGAGTAGGGAAGGCCACCATTCCTATAAGCACTCTTTCGGGAAACCCTTTGGACAATGGTTGGACTCTTTCTTGTTCTTTGCCTTCTTCAAGTGTTAGTACTTCAGATTTGAAAAACATTAATAGCCTTACACGAATTTCTTCAGCTGGAAACACACAGACAACGTGGACTACTTTGCAACTGGCAGGAAACACTATTCAGCCCTTAAGCCAGACACCATCTTCTGCTGTGACTCCAGTATTAAATGAGTCTGGTACTAGCCCCACCACAAGCAACCACAGTAGACATGTGGCTACAGACATCAACTTGAATAATTCCTTTCCAGCAGATGGGCAGCCAGTTGAGCAAGTAGTTGTAACATTGCCTTCTTGTCCATCTTTACCTATGCAGCCACTAATTGCCCAGCCACAAGTtaaatctcagcctcccaaaaataTCCTTCCACTGAATTCAGCAATGCAAGTGATTCAGATGGCTCAGCCAGTTGGGTCAGCTGTTAATGCAGCTCCAACTAATCAAAATGTTATAATTCTTCAGCCACCTAGCACCACCCCATGCCCAACAGTGATGAGGGCAGAAGTTCCCAACCAAACAGTAGGTCAACAGATAGTAATCATACAGGCTGCTAATCAGAATCCTTTGCCACTCCTCCctgctccacctcctggttctgTTCGACTCCCCATCAATGGAGCCAATACTGTAATAGGGTCTAATAATTCAGTGCAAAATGTTCCAACACCACAGACTTTTGGAGGAAAGCATCTTGTCCACATATTACCAAGACCTTCATCTTTATCAGCGTCTAACTCAACACAAACTTTTTCTGTTACCATGTCAAACCAACAGCCTCAAACCATTTCTTTAAATGGACAGCTCTTTGCTTTGCAGCCTGTGATGTCTTCATCAGGAACTACAAATCAAACCCCTATGCAAATTATTCAACCCACCACCAGCGAAGATCCAAATACCAATGTTGCCCTGAATACATTTGGTGCTTTGGCCAGCCTCAATCAAAGCATATCACAGATGGCTGGGCAAAGCTGTGTACAATTGTCTATTAGCCAGCCTGCCAATTCTCAAACTGCTGCAAATAGTCAAACCACTACAGCTAACTGTGTTTCATTAACAACAACTGCAGCACCTCCTGTGACAACAGATAGTTCAGCCACACTAGCTAGTACTTATAATCTAGTGAGTACTTCCTCAATGAACACTGTTGCTTGTTTGCCTAACATGAAACCTAAAAGGTTGAATAAGAAGCCAGGTGGCAGGAAACACTTAGCAGCAAACAAGTCAGCGTGTCCCCTGAATTCAGTCAGAGATGTGAGCAAGTTAGACTGCCCCAACACTGAAGGCTCAGCAGAGCCACCCTGTAATGATGGACTGCTAGAAAGCTTCCCTGCTGTGTTACCATCTGTCTCTGTGTCCCAGGCAAATAGTGTGAGTGTTTCTGCTTCACATTCTTTGGGTGTTCTAAGCTCTGAATCATTAATACCTGAGTCTGTATCGAAATCTAAGTCAGCAGAAAAGTCCAGCCCACCCTCCCAAGAATCTGTAACAAGTGAACATTTTGCAATGGTCGCAGCAAAATCCAAAGATTCTACCCCTAATCTACAACAAGAGACATCTCAGGATAAACCACCAAGTAGTTTAGCATTATCAGATGCTGCCAAACCCTGCGCTTCAGCCAATGTATTGATTCCATCTCCAAGTGATCCTCACATTTTGGTTTCTCAGGTTCCTGGTTTGTCATCTACAACAAGCACTACAAGTACTGACTGTGTTTCTGAGGTAGAAATCATTGCTGAACCTTGCAGAGTTGAGCAAGATTCATCAGATACAATGCAAACCACAGGTCTCTTAAAAGGGCAAGGTTtaactacattgctatctgatcttgctaaaaaaaaaaaccctcagaaatCATCTCTTTCTCATCAGATGGATCATCCTGACTTTTCTTCAGAAAATCCTAAAATAGTTGATTCAAGTGTGAATTTACATCCTAAACAGGAGCTATTACTGATGAACAACGATGATAGAGATCCTCCACAGCATCATTCCTGCCTCCCTGATCAAGAGGTTATTAATGGTTCTTTGATCACCGGTAGACAGGCCGACTCTCCCATGTCAACCAGCTCTGGCAGTAGTCGTAGTTTCTCAGTTGCATCCATGCTTCCTGAAACAACAAGAGAAGATGTGACCAGCAATGCAACAACTAATACATGTGACAGCTGTACCTTTGTAGAGCAAACTGATATAGTAGCTCTTGCAGCAAGAGCTATTTTTGACCAGGAGAACCTTGAGAAGGGAAGAGTTGGCCTCCAGGCTGATATAAGGGAAGTTGCTTCAAAGCCTTCTGAAGCATCATTGTTAGAGGGAGACCCACCCTTCAAATCACAGATACCTAAAGAGAGTGGCACAGGACAGGCAGAAGCAACACCAAATGAATTTAATTCTCAGGGTTCAATTGAAGCAACTATGGAGAGGCCCCTTGAGAAACCAAGTTGTTCTCTAGGAATTAAAACATCAAATGCATCTTTACAGGATTCAACTTCCCAGCCACCAAGCATCACCAGTTTAAGTGTGAATAATCTTATCCATCAGAGCAGCATCAGCCATCCTCTGGCCAGCTGTGCGGGTTTATCCCCAACTTCAGAGCAAACAACTGTGCCTGCAACGGTTAATCTGACCGTTTCATCTAGCTCCTATGGCAGTCAACCTCCTGGACCATCTCTGATGACTGAATATTCCCAAGAACAGCTAAATACTATGACTAGTACCATACCAAATTCACAGATTCAAGAGCCACTCTTAAAGCCAAGCCATGAAAGCCGTAAGGATTCTGCTAAGCGTGCTGTCCAGGATGACCTTTTACTGTCTTCAGCTAAACGTCAAAAGCACTGTCAGCCAGCCCCCCTCAGGCTTGAAAGTATGTCCCTGATGAGCAGAACTCCAGACACCATTTCTGACCAAACTCAAATGATGGTCAGTCAGATCCCTCCTAATTCTTCAAACTCAGTTGTGCCTGTTAGCAACCCAGCTCATGGAGATGGCCTTACACGATTATTTCCACCTAGTAACAACTTTGTGACTCCTGCATTGAGGCAAACTGAAGTTCAGTGTGGTTCTCAGCCTTCAGTTGCTGAACAGCAGCAAACCCAGGCAAGTCAGCATCTACAGGCCCTGCAGCAGCATGTTCCAGCTCAAGGTGTATCTCACCTTCATAGTAACCATCTCTacataaagcagcagcagcagcagcagcaacaacaacaacaacaagcagGGCAGTTAAGAGAGAGGCATCACTTATATCAAATGCAGCATCATGTACCTCATGCAGAGAGCTCTGTCCACTCTCAGCCCCATAATGTCCACCAACAGAGGACTCTGCAACAGGAAGTTCAGATGCAGAAAAAGAGGAATCTTGTTCAGGGCACCCAGACCTCTCAGCTTTCCTTACAACCAAAGCACCATGGAACTGACCAATCCCGATCCAAGAGTGGCCAGCCACATCCCCACCATCAGCAGATGCAGCAACAAATGCAGCAACACTTTGGAAGCTCCCAGACAGAGAAGAGCTGTGAAAACCCTTCAACTAGTCGGAACCATCATAACCATCCCCAGAACCATCTCAGTCAAGATATTATGCACCAACAGCAGGATGTTGGAAGCAGACAGCAAGGTTCAGGGGTTTCATCTGAACATGTATCTGGCCATAATCCAATGCAGAGGCTTTTGACATCAAGAGGCTTAGAGCAGCAAATGGTGTCCCAACCAAGTATTGTGACTAGATCTTCAGACATGACCTGTACTCCACACAGGCCAGAGAGAAATAGAGTTTCAAGTTATTCTGCTGAGGCACTCATTGGAAAGACATCTTCTAATTCAGAGCAGAGAATGGGGATATCAATTCAGGGTTCCAGAGTTTCAGATCAGCTTGAAATGAGAAGCTATCTTGATGTTCCCAGAAATAAGAGTTTGGCTATTCATAATATGCAGGGTCGTGTGGACCATACTGTAGCCTCAGATATCCGCCTTTCTGATTGTCAGACGTTTAAACCAAGTGGAGCTAGTCAACAGCCCCAGAGTAATTTTGAAGTACAATCTTCAAGAAACAATGAAATAGGTAACCCTGTATCATCATTGCGGAGTATGCAGTCCCAGGCTTTTCGAATTAGTCAAAACACTGGCCCCCCACCAATTGACCGTCAAAAGAGATTACCTTACCCACCAGTTCAGAGCATCCCAACAGGAAATGGTATTCCATCAAGGGACAGTGAAAATACTTGTCACCAAAGTTTCATGCAGAGCTTACTTGCCCCTCACCTCAGTGATCAGGTCATTGGGAGCCAGAGGTCACTCTCAGAACATCAGAGGAATACACAGTGTGGTCCATCCTCTGCAATTGAATATAATTGTCCCCCAACTCATGAAAATGTCCATATtagaagagagagtgagagtcAGAATAGGGAAAGTTGTGACATGTCGTTAGGTGCAATTAACACCAGGAACAGCACCTTGAATATTCCTTTTTCAAGTTCCTCTTCCTCAGGAGATATTCAAGGTCGAAACACAAGCCCCAATGTTTCTGTACAGAAATCCAATCCCATGAGGATTACTGAGAGTCATGCCACCAAGGGCCACATGAACCCTCCAGTCACAACCAACATGCATGGGGTTGCAAGGCCAGCGTTGCCACATCCATCTGTGTCTCATGGAAATGGCGATCAAGGCCCTGCTGTACGTCAAGCTAATTCTTCAGTTCCCCAGAGATCAAGGCATCCCCTGCAAGACAGCAGTGGTTCCAAAATTCGTCAGCCTGAAAGGAATCGTTCTGGAAACCAAAGGCAAAGTACTGTCTTTGATCCAAGTCTTCCCCATCTTCCTCTCTCTACTGGTGGCAGTATGATTCTTGGACGTCAACAACCTGCCACAGAGAAGAGAGGAAGTATTGTTCGTTTCATGCCTGATAGCCCACAAGTACCTAATGATAATTCAGGTCCTGACCAGCATACACTATCACaaaattttggtttttcttttattcctgagGGTGGCATGAATCCACCAATAAATGCTAATGCTTCTTTCATTCCACAGGTTACTCAGCCTAGTGCCACTCGAACTCCAGCCCTCATCCCGGTAGATCCGCAAAATACTCTGCCCTCCTTCTATCCTCCATACTCTCCTGCTCATCCTACACTGTCCAATGATATTTCAATCCCCTATTTTCCTAATCAGATGTTCTCAAATCCTAGCACAGAGAAGGTAAACAGTGGAAGTTTAAATAACCGATTTGGATCAATTTTATCTCCTCCCAGACCTGTTGGGTTTGCTCAGCCAAGTTTTCCTCTTCTCCCAGATATGCCACCAATGCACATGACCAACTCTCACTTATCCAATTTTAATATGACATCTTTGTTTCCAGAAATAGCTACAGCGCTTCCTGATGGCTCAGCAATGTCACCTTTGCTTACAATAGCAAATTCCTCTGCCTCTGACTCTTCCAAGCAGTCCTCAAACAGACCTGCCCATAACATAAGCCATATTCTAGGTCATGATTGCAGTTCAGCTGTTTAA